A stretch of Ipomoea triloba cultivar NCNSP0323 chromosome 13, ASM357664v1 DNA encodes these proteins:
- the LOC116001427 gene encoding bidirectional sugar transporter N3-like → MALLDFHNPWLLVFGILGNIISITVFLIPTSTFIRIYKEKSTMGFHSLPYVIALLSSLLWMYYAFLVKNANLLITINSVGIVTETIYITVFIIYAAKKARNHALKELILSIGGFVATFLVSWFVFSGNVRISVVGWICVAFSLGVFASPLSVVLQVIRTKSVEFLPFYLSFFLALNAIMWGGYGAILKDLRIALPNVLGFMLALVQILLYIIYRKAKPVAEEGKKVPEYVVNMEAQEASNQGK, encoded by the exons ATGGCACTTCTAGATTTTCACAACCCTTGGCTCTTAGTGTTTGGAATCCTAG GAAATATTATATCAATCACGGTGTTTCTCATACCAAC GTCGACATTTATTCGAATCTACAAAGAGAAGTCAACAATGGGTTTTCATTCATTGCCATATGTTATAGCATTGTTATCTTCGTTGCTTTGGATGTACTATGCTTTCCTAGTGAAGAATGCCAATCTCCTCATCACCATCAACTCAGTAGGAATTGTTACTGAGACTATCTATATCACCGTTTTTATTATCTACGCAGCGAAGAAAGCGAGG AATCATGCATTGAAGGAGTTGATTCTATCTATTGGAGGATTTGTCGCAACTTTTTTAGTCTCGTGGTTTGTTTTCTCAGGCAATGTTCGTATTAGTGTTGTTGGATGGATTTGTGTGGCATTCTCCCTGGGTGTTTTTGCTTCACCCTTAAGCGTTGTG CTTCAAGTTATTCGAACCAAGAGTGTAGAATTTTTGCCATTTTACTTGTCTTTCTTCCTCGCATTGAATGCAATTATGTGGGGTGGCTATGGTGCGATCTTGAAGGACTTGCGTATCGCG ttgCCAAATGTCCTAGGATTTATGTTGGCACTAGtacaaattttactatatataatcTATCGGAAGGCAAAACCAGTCGCAGAAGAAGGCAAAAAAGTGCCAGAGTATGTAGTGAACATGGAGGCACAAGAAGCATCTAATCAAGGGAAATAG
- the LOC116001864 gene encoding serine/threonine-protein kinase PBS1, whose amino-acid sequence MGCFPCFDSREEETLNPQKERDDRKEVHPVVPSNMSRLSSGADRLKSRGSTGSKRETSGLKDLPGVQIAAHTFTFRELAAATSNFRPESFIGEGGFGRVYKGRLANGQAVAVKQLDRNGLQGNREFLVEVLMLSLLHHPNLVNLIGYCADGDQRLLVYEFMPLGSLEDHLHDLPPDKEPLDWNTRMRIAAGAAKGLEHLHDKANPPVIYRDFKSSNILLDEGFSPKLSDFGLAKLGPTGDKSHVSTRVMGTYGYCAPEYAMTGQLTVKSDVYSFGVVFLELITGRKAIDSTLPPGEHNLVAWARPLFNDRRKFAKLADPRLQGQFPMRGLYQALAVASMCIQEQAAARPLIGDVVTALSYLANQAYDPNAAPGYRFSAAAADKDDKRGARISRNEDGSGGGSGRKWDLDGSEKEDSPRETARMLNRDADRERAVAEAKMWGENFREKRRQNGELEGSEKDDSPRETVKMLNRDLDRERAVAEAKMWGENFREKRRQNTNGNFDGNNG is encoded by the exons ATGGGTTGCTTCCCTTGTTTTGATTCCAGAGAGGAGGAGACGCTGAATCCCCAGAAGGAGAGAGATGATCGCAAGGAAGTTCATCCAGTTGTTCCCTCTAATATGTCCAGATTATCTTCAG GGGCGGACAGACTAAAATCACGAGGTAGCACTGGTTCCAAGAGAGAAACTTCGGGCTTAAAGGATTTACCTGGTGTTCAGATTGCGGCACATACATTCACTTTTCGTGAGCTTGCGGCTGCTACAAGTAACTTTAGGCCAGAATCTTTCATAGGAGAAGGGGGATTTGGACGTGTATATAAAGGACGGCTCGCAAATGGCCAG GCTGTAGCTGTTAAGCAATTGGATAGGAATGGGCTGCAGGGGAATAGAGAATTTCTCGTGGAGGTTCTTATGCTCAGTCTTCTTCATCATCCTAATTTAGTTAACTTGATTGGATACTGTGCGGATGGAGACCAGAGGCTTCTTGTCTATGAATTTATGCCGTTGGGATCATTGGAGGATCACCTTCATG ATTTACCACCTGATAAAGAGCCGTTGGATTGGAACACGAGGATGAGAATAGCAGCTGGTGCAGCCAAAGGTTTGGAGCATCTTCACGACAAAGCGAATCCTCCGGTTATTTATAGGGACTTCAAGTCCTCGAACATATTGCTAGATGAAGGGTTTTCCCCGAAGCTTTCTGATTTTGGTCTAGCAAAGCTCGGTCCTACTGGAGATAAGTCGCATGTGTCAACAAGGGTCATGGGAACCTATGGCTATTGTGCTCCCGAATATGCCATGACTGGACAATTGACAGTGAAATCCGATGTTTATAGCTTCGGGGTTGTCTTCTTAGAGCTTATCACGGGACGTAAGGCCATCGACAGCACCCTACCCCCCGGGGAACATAACCTCGTTGCTTGG GCACGCCCGCTGTTTAACGATCGTCGGAAGTTTGCGAAATTAGCTGACCCGAGGCTGCAAGGCCAGTTCCCAATGAGAGGCCTTTACCAGGCCCTAGCCGTGGCGTCCATGTGTATCCAAGAGCAGGCTGCAGCTCGGCCTCTGATCGGGGACGTGGTCACCGCCCTTTCCTACCTGGCCAACCAGGCATACGATCCCAACGCAGCTCCTGGGTACAGATtctcagcagcagcagcagacaAGGACGACAAGCGAGGCGCAAGAATATCGAGGAACGAAGACGGTTCGGGAGGGGGATCGGGGCGCAAGTGGGACCTGGACGGGTCCGAGAAGGAAGACTCCCCGAGGGAAACCGCGAGAATGCTGAACCGGGACGCAGACCGAGAGCGGGCCGTTGCCGAGGCCAAAATGTGGGGGGAGAATTTCAGGGAGAAGAGGAGACAAAATGGAGAGCTGGAGGGGTCTGAGAAAGATGATTCACCCAGGGAAACTGTAAAAATGTTGAACAGGGATTTGGACAGGGAAAGAGCAGTTGCAGAGGCTAAAATGTGGGGTGAAAATTTTCGAGAAAAGAGACGACAGAACACTAATGGAAATTTTGATGGCAATAATGGATAG